The Thermotoga sp. SG1 region GGTCATAGGATCCTGGAATATCATGGAAACTTTCGAGCCTCTGATTCGTCTCATTTCTTCGTTCGACAGTGAAGAAACATCAATCTCGTCCACCTTTATGCTTCCTTCCACGAGTGTTCCCTCTGGAAGAAGTTTCATTATAGCAAAGCCAAGGGTCGATTTTCCACATCCAGATTCACCAACAAGCCCTAGCGTCTCTCCCTTCTTCAGATCAAAGGAAACACCCTCGACGGCCTTCACAAAGCCCTTCTCCGTTCGATATCTCACACTCACATTCTTCAGTTCGAGTACCTTCATTTGTTTCTCTCCCCAACGTTTGGATTGATGATCTCGCTTATACCCTCACTGAACATGGAGAAACCAAGCACAGAAGTGATGATGGCAAGTCCGGGAAACAGAACACCCCACCATGCTCTGCTCAGGATGAACCTCTGTCCGTTGCTCAGATCGAATCCCCAGTCTGGAGTAGGAGGAGCTATTCCGAGTCCTAGAAAGCTGAGTCCTGCTTCCGTCATGATCGCATCCGCAAGGTTCATGGAGAGAACCACCACAACAGAGGGGAGTACGTTGGGAAGAACATACTTTATGAGGATTTCCCAGTCCTTCGCGCCGAGGGCCCTCGCTGCCTCCACGTAGAGTTCGTTTTTCACGCTTGCAACCTGGTTTCTGACCACCCTGAAATAGGTGGGAGCGTAGACAACGGCTATGGAAACGGCTATGTTCATTATGCCAGGACCCAATACCGCCGCGACCGCTATGGCGAGGATCAGACCTGGAAAGGAGTAGATGGCATCCATCACAAGGGTCAAAACACGATCGAATACACCCCCAACGTAACCGGAAAGAAGTCCCAGGGGAATACCTATGGCAGACGCTATGAGAACGGCAAAGAACGCCACCATCAAAGCGATTCGAGAACCGTATATCACCCTGCTGAAGATGTCGCGACCCAGGTTGTCCGTCCCGAACAGGTGCTTCTCAGAAGGAGGTTGAAGAGATCTTCCCACACGGACGGTGGGATCGTAGGGTGCGATGAACGGTGCAAATATCGCAAGAAAAACGTAGAACAGAAGAATGACCATTCCGATGAAAGCCAACATTCCTGTTCTTTGTCTAAACAACTTGAAAACCGGTCTAAAGATTCTTTCGGAGACCACACTCTTCAACCTCGCTTTTCTTTTTTCATAATAATACCACATATTGGAATAACCTTCAAATTCCGAATTATTCTTCCACGAACCAGACGGTTTCTTCTTTGCCTTTCACGAAACCTGCGGGGAGTGGCTCTCCTTTCAGGATTTCAGCCAGTCTGTTCTTCTTTTCTTTCCCTCTGATGAGAAAAAGGATGTACCGGGAAGAGTTCAACGCTTTAAAGGTCATGGTGACTCTTGGAACCATCGGATCGCCAGATGGTGGGGTGAAGGTTACCGCTCTTTCAATCTTTCCCGTCTTCAGATCGAAAATGGAGGCAACGTGCCCATCAGGTCCCATCCCGAGGATGGAAAGATCGAATTTATCTGCCGTTCTTATCTCCCTCTCGTACCTTTCACAGGCTTTCTCAACAGAAAGGAAGGTGTCAACGAAGTGAATGTTTTCGGAGGGAATTTCTATTCTGCTGAAAAGAACCTCGTTTATGTTTTTGAAATTACTCTGATCCGAATTAAGAGGAACGTACCGTTCATCGCTCAAAAAGAAATGAATACGATCCCACGGAAGATCCAGCCTTGCCAGTTCTTCATAAACAGGAAG contains the following coding sequences:
- a CDS encoding ABC transporter permease — protein: MWYYYEKRKARLKSVVSERIFRPVFKLFRQRTGMLAFIGMVILLFYVFLAIFAPFIAPYDPTVRVGRSLQPPSEKHLFGTDNLGRDIFSRVIYGSRIALMVAFFAVLIASAIGIPLGLLSGYVGGVFDRVLTLVMDAIYSFPGLILAIAVAAVLGPGIMNIAVSIAVVYAPTYFRVVRNQVASVKNELYVEAARALGAKDWEILIKYVLPNVLPSVVVVLSMNLADAIMTEAGLSFLGLGIAPPTPDWGFDLSNGQRFILSRAWWGVLFPGLAIITSVLGFSMFSEGISEIINPNVGERNK
- the pgl gene encoding 6-phosphogluconolactonase, giving the protein MAKTVIYVLDEKYVELVVEKIHKKLKKLLEEKERVFAVLAGGKTPLPVYEELARLDLPWDRIHFFLSDERYVPLNSDQSNFKNINEVLFSRIEIPSENIHFVDTFLSVEKACERYEREIRTADKFDLSILGMGPDGHVASIFDLKTGKIERAVTFTPPSGDPMVPRVTMTFKALNSSRYILFLIRGKEKKNRLAEILKGEPLPAGFVKGKEETVWFVEE